AAACTCGATCGACGGAAATTCACGATGACAGTCGGTGCTGGTATGGTTGCAGCGATCGCGGGCTGTGCTGACGACGAAGAGGACGACGACCTCGAGGACGATCCTGAGGACGATCCCGACGAAAACGGCATGGACGACGACGCCATGGACGACGAGAACGGGATGGACGACGAGGACGACGACCTCGAGGACGACGACGAGGACGACGACCTCGACGAAGATGACGATGCCATGGACGATGACGAGGATGACGACCTCGACGAAGATGACGATGCCATGGACGATGACGAGGACGACGCCCTCGACGACGATGACGATGCCATGGACGATGACGAGGACGACGCCCTCGACGACGATGACGATGCCATGGATGACGACGAGGACGACGCCCTCGACGACGATGACGAGGACGACGCCCTTGACGACGAGGACGACGACCTCGACGACGACGACGAGGACGACGCGCTCGGGGACGACTAATCGGCTGACGTAGCGATCTGACGTCAGAATTGGTCTTTCCCTTTTGACCGTTCGAGCCGACCGTAACCGATAGTTTACCGTGGGTCGCGTACGCCGTACGACCCGGACTACCGGTAATCGTGGTGTGTCATCGACAGCGGAGCGACGTGGTGGTCGCCATCCGCGCTTTTCGACCGACCGAATCCCAACTGCTTATATCGCTCGATGGATGACTCCTATCCGAGGGCACGTAGCTCAGTCCGGAAAGAGCGTCGGACTTCTAATCCGACGGTCGTGGGTTCAAATCCCATCGTGCCCGTACGACGAACGACGCGATGGCGGGGACTGTGCAGTTTCGCTCCGACTGTGTTCACACCCCAACAGCGAACGGCACGAGCGCACTGTCGGCGGAACCCCGACCCGGAAGCTCTTCTGATCTCGCGTCGACGATCCCGGACTCGACTCGTGGGAGCGAGTCGCGCCGTCCCACGAGCCGTTCGGAACCGGTTATCGCGCCAGTTGTCCCATCACGAACGGTTTGACAACCGACTAAACTCGATCGGTACCTAACTGTGTAGGGGGGAGAGTATACTCCCGGGATCCCTTCGCGGTACCGATAGGCCGGCCCGAGAGTCGGCGAGCCTCTCACTCGCCCGCACTGTGCAAGCCGCCGACACAACTCGCTCGAGGAGCTGTCCCGAACATGGACGAGTTGATCGCCGACGTAGACACGTTCGCTGAACAGGCCAGACGGCGCGCGGCGACTGAACGGGAGGCCGTCGAGTGGGCGGTCGACGAGCTCGCGACCGCGATCGACGAACGCGGAGTCGAGATCGAGCCGCTGCTGGAGTACGGTCGGCGAAGCCGCGAGAGTTTGCCTGACCGCCACCGTCGAGCCTACGAGGCGATGGCCGCGGAGTTCGACGTCGACCCGGCGGTCTACGACGTGTACGTGTTCGCGTACTCGGAGCTCTGTGAGGAGCTGGCCGACGGGGACGGCCGCTCCGAGAAGAACCCGAAGGGGTGTACGAACGTCCTCGTCGCCCCCTCGGCGGTCGATCCGGAGCCCCCCATCGACACCGGGTCGACGAGCAGAGGAGCGCTCGTACTGAAGAACCGGGACATCGCTGGCTGGGGGACCCGTCCGAAGTCGATCGTCGAACAGCCGCCGCTCGATGACTACTACGGGTTCCTGACGGTCGACACCTGTGGCACGATCTCGATCTTCAAGGGGGTCAACGATCAGGGGCTGGTCGCGGCCAACACCTACATCGACAGCGAGCGAGACGACGTTGATCCCGAGAACCAGCTTCGGAACGGGACCGTCATTCGGATCGTGTTAGAGGAGTGTGCCACCGTTGCGGAGGCTCGGGCGATGCTCGAATCCGTTCCGACCCGACACCTGTGCGGGCAGACGCTGTTTCTCGCCGACGAAACCGACGCCGTCCTGCTCGAGATCGATCCAGTTGCCGAGCGGATCGCCGTCGACGACGATCCCGTCGTGGCACGGACGAACCACTTCGTGCTCTCGGAGTCGACCGAGACGGAGAGCTCGACCAAGCGTCGGGAACGGGCGCTGTCGCTGCTCGAGGACGCCGAACGGATCGATCGGAACGATCTGTGGCAGTTCGCGCAGGATCACGAGAACGGTCCCGGAGACGACTCGATCTGTCGGCATCCGGAGCCAGAGACGGACGAGCCACACGCGTTCGGTCAGCTGACGACCGCGAGTACGGCCGTCCTGGAGGGCGGTTCGCCGACGATCGAGGTCGCGATGGGCAACCCGTGTGCGGCCGACCGTACGCGGTGTTCGTTCGGCGAGGAGATCCCGACGGAGCTTCGAACGGGGCGTCGGTGGCTCGATCGCCGCTAATCCTCGTCGTTCGATCGGTGTTCGAGGCGCTCAGGCTCGGGCGTGTGCCCGTTCGAGATCGTCCTCGAGCTGTCGTGCCGCCTCGAGTCGCAGCTGCTTTGCCTGCCGTTTCGTGAGCCGCGACTCGGGGAGTCGGTCCGCGAACGGCTCGTAGTCGTCGGGAGCGAACCCGAGCTCTCGCAGGTAGCGTCTCACGTCCTGGTTTCCGATCCCGTCGTGGATTGCCGCGTCGGTAACCGACTCGACGGTTTCGAAGTCGGGAAGCGTCAGCTTTCCAGCGGCGCCGTCGGTCGACGGCTCGGCACCGTCGACGACGGTACCGCGGGCGTCGGCGTGTGCGACGATCGACCGCACCGTTTCGGCCAGCTGGAGCACCTGGCTCGGCAGGGCCGCGTCCGGCGAGCGCCACTCGACGGTTGGCATCGCCTTTCGCAGCCGAACGGGGGTCCAGACTGCGTCGTACGGGCCGAACTCGTCGTCGAAACGAGCCGGCTCGACGCCGCGCTCGAGGGCGCGCTCACGGAATCCGTCGTAGGCGTCCTCGAGCCGCCGTTCCCAGTCAGTGGCGTCGTCGACGTAGGACCAGAGCTGTCCCTGGTCGGGACAGGCGTCGTAACACGAGCGCCGGTAGAGGTAGGGACGCGCACACTCGACGATTCGCTCCCCGCGGTAGTGCGAGGCGCTGTTAAGGAGTGCGAACGCGGGATCGATCGCCGTCAGGGCGTTGAGCTGAGCGGCGACGTTCGACTGCTCGAAGTGGACGTGCGTGCCGGCACAGACGCGGGCGTCGTCGAACGTCGGTCCCACGATCCGGCGCTGGAGATCGGTCCCACGCTTCTCTCGGTACGGGAGTTCGGCCGGTGAGGCGTACAGCGGCGTCGCGAGCGGAACGAGTCGCTTGTTTCGGTCGCGAGCCGCGCCGACGACGTGCTCGAGCCGTTCGAGAAACTCCTCACGGAGCTCGACCATCGACGAGCAGGGAGTCGTCTTGATTTCGAGCATCGGTTCGACGAACTCGGGATCGACCTGGTCCGAAACGTCGAGCAGTGATTCGGGTCGTACCAGATCGCCGTCGCCGTCGACGACCCAGTACTCCACCTCGAGGCTGGTTTTCATAGATGTCTCTGTTGGGCTGCAGTATCGTTCGACCCTCGGGCGAGCCGCCGTCGGGTCGGCGCTACAGTCGGACGCGACCGATCGAACCGTGGGCCGTCGTCCGATTCGTCCTCGGATACGGGGTAAGCCGGTCCCGCGTGAACCGCTTGAGCTTGCGTACGAAAGCTACCGACTGCTTCGATCGGGTGGGCGGCGGTTTCGGACGCGA
This genomic window from Natronococcus occultus SP4 contains:
- a CDS encoding C45 family autoproteolytic acyltransferase/hydolase, whose protein sequence is MDELIADVDTFAEQARRRAATEREAVEWAVDELATAIDERGVEIEPLLEYGRRSRESLPDRHRRAYEAMAAEFDVDPAVYDVYVFAYSELCEELADGDGRSEKNPKGCTNVLVAPSAVDPEPPIDTGSTSRGALVLKNRDIAGWGTRPKSIVEQPPLDDYYGFLTVDTCGTISIFKGVNDQGLVAANTYIDSERDDVDPENQLRNGTVIRIVLEECATVAEARAMLESVPTRHLCGQTLFLADETDAVLLEIDPVAERIAVDDDPVVARTNHFVLSESTETESSTKRRERALSLLEDAERIDRNDLWQFAQDHENGPGDDSICRHPEPETDEPHAFGQLTTASTAVLEGGSPTIEVAMGNPCAADRTRCSFGEEIPTELRTGRRWLDRR
- a CDS encoding glutamate-cysteine ligase family protein: MKTSLEVEYWVVDGDGDLVRPESLLDVSDQVDPEFVEPMLEIKTTPCSSMVELREEFLERLEHVVGAARDRNKRLVPLATPLYASPAELPYREKRGTDLQRRIVGPTFDDARVCAGTHVHFEQSNVAAQLNALTAIDPAFALLNSASHYRGERIVECARPYLYRRSCYDACPDQGQLWSYVDDATDWERRLEDAYDGFRERALERGVEPARFDDEFGPYDAVWTPVRLRKAMPTVEWRSPDAALPSQVLQLAETVRSIVAHADARGTVVDGAEPSTDGAAGKLTLPDFETVESVTDAAIHDGIGNQDVRRYLRELGFAPDDYEPFADRLPESRLTKRQAKQLRLEAARQLEDDLERAHARA